The Euphorbia lathyris chromosome 3, ddEupLath1.1, whole genome shotgun sequence genome contains a region encoding:
- the LOC136223695 gene encoding transcription factor MYB1-like: protein MGRKACGSKEQMNKGAWTAMEDQLLRDYINIHGEGKWRNISKKGVLRRCGKSCRLRWLNYLRPGIKRGNISNDEEDLIIRLHKLLGNRWSLIAGRLPGRTDNEIKNYWNTIIGKKLQNKNNELRGSKSNSLPNEDDNDDDDANVPQKTINNEQINTVSSPATTDSSKERSPELREENSNNDSSDLSLDIEIDGQLLSYLLNADFSDQVNNNYGDANQNANQCNVSFEGLDDSTKGLGFPPIISPLVNENGDFDWLQD from the exons ATGGGAAGAAAGGCATGTGGTTCAAAGGAACAAATGAATAAAGGAGCATGGACTGCCATGGAAGATCAGCTACTTAGAGACTACATCAATATCCATGGTGAGGGTAAATGGAGAAACATATCCAAGAAAGGAG TTCTCCGAAGATGTGGGAAGAGTTGCAGGCTGAGATGGCTAAATTATCTGAGACCTGGTATTAAGAGAGGAAATATAAGCAATGATGAAGAAGATCTTATCATTAGACTTCATAAACTTCTGGGAAATAG ATGGTCTCTTATAGCAGGAAGGCTTCCAGGTCGAACcgataatgaaataaaaaattattggaACACAATTATCggcaaaaaattacaaaacaaaaataatgaaTTACGGGGATCAAAATCTAACTCTCTTCCTAACGAGGATgacaatgatgatgatgatgcaaATGTACCACAAAAAACTATTAATAATGAGCAAATTAATACAGTTTCATCTCCGGCAacaacagactctagcaaggaACGTTCGCCGGAGTTAAGGGAAGAAAATAGCAATAATGATTCGTCAGACTTGTCGTTAGATATCGAGATAGATGGACAACTTTTGTCCTATTTACTGAATGCAGATTTTTCTGATCAAGTAAATAATAATTATGGAGATGCTAATCAAAATGCCAATCAATGTAATGTAAGTTTTGAGGGTTTGGATGATTCAACCAAAGGCTTAGGGTTTCCTCCTATTATTAGTCCTTTAGTTAATGAGAATGGTGACTTTGATTGGCTTCAAGATTGA